In Shewanella glacialimarina, the genomic stretch ATTATTCAAGGCCAGTAGAAACAGCCTAGGTAGCAGAGAGTTAGCTAAAGCATTACGCAAAGAAGGGGTTAGCATTACACGTTATCGCACTATTAAGTTAATGGCGCGATTGAAACTGGTGGTAACGCAACGTCTGGCTTATAAAGTCACCACAAAGCGTAAACACAGTGATAGCGTGGCTGATAATTTGCTTAATATGAATTTTAATCCTGTTGGGCCAAACCAAGTATGGGCAGGTGATGTGAGCTATCTTAAAACAGGTGAAGGTTGGCTATATCTTGCCGTTGTAATGGATTTGTATTCTCGCAGAATCGTCGGCTGGCATATCTCTAAGCGTATGACGAGAAGCTTAGTGGAGAAAGCATTTTTGAAGGCTTACAACTTGCGAAAACCACCTAAAGGCTTAGTATTTCATAGCGATAGAGGTTCGCAGTATACGAGTAAAGGGTATCGACGTTTATTAAAACAATTGAACTGTCGAGCGAGTATGGGTGATGTCGGTGCGTGTTGGGACAATGCAGTTGTGGAGCGTTTCTTTGGTAGTTTAAAGCATGATTGGCTATTAAAAATACCACAGCCAACTCGTCACCATATGTGTGATGATGTAGCTAAATATATGAAATATTACAATCTAGAGCGACTGCACTCGGCAAATGCTGATCAGTCACCGATAGATTTTGAAATTTCTTTTAGAAAAGTGTCCGGTTGGAGTTGACCAGAACAGAGCGTTTAAAAGTAATACACTTACTATCAAAAAATGACATTGTTCCTCAGATAACATATCAAACTATTGCGTTGTTATCGTTCAGGACAGGCTTAAATTTCTATCCAATTTCTTATGACCGTACAACTAAGCTAATCCGAAATAGCATTTATAACTCAAACAGCACATCGGTACGGATAATGTATTTTACCCCTTTATAAATGGGTTCTGAGCTGTGAATACAATGTAGTGGATGCATTCCATGTGGAAAACAAATAACACTGCCCGCTGGGGTTCGTATATCTACTGTCTTAACATTATCACCACGCTTGGC encodes the following:
- a CDS encoding IS3 family transposase (programmed frameshift), which gives rise to MTKRINKQYPDDFKQEAVALVLEQNYTIVQAAASLGITDKILYNWVAKQKKLTQGDALSVDERTELMLLRKENKRLLMEREIPKKGQRLLCERNEVRYSFINNLESKFPISMACKVMQVSSSAYYVWLKRPGELITADTLELFRRAKALFKASRNSLGSRELAKALRKEGVSITRYRTIKLMARLKLVVTQRLAYKVTTKRKHSDSVADNLLNMNFNPVGPNQVWAGDVSYLKTGEGWLYLAVVMDLYSRRIVGWHISKRMTRSLVEKAFLKAYNLRKPPKGLVFHSDRGSQYTSKGYRRLLKQLNCRASMGDVGACWDNAVVERFFGSLKHDWLLKIPQPTRHHMCDDVAKYMKYYNLERLHSANADQSPIDFEISFRKVSGWS